One genomic window of Polyangium aurulentum includes the following:
- a CDS encoding HisA/HisF-related TIM barrel protein has translation MPGTDLFTPLTFRNGVRARNRVVVAPMTNLQSHADGSLSDDELRWLALRAEGGFGVVETCAAHVALDGQGWEGELGIFDDRLLPGLTRLAGTLRNRGAVGLVQIFHGGARAPAKLIGGRPFSASEIEGDPEQPRAATSADIERVIAQFRDAAVRAHRAGFEGVELHGAHGYLLCQFLSALNRRDDAYGGASFENRARLLREATRAVRAAVPASFVVGVRISPEDFGNAKGLDLDESLTLASWLADDGIDFLHISLWDSSANTKKRPEEHAIPLFRRALPAEVPLLVAGGVWTREQAESLVARGADAVALGRAAIANPDWPAHAEDPVWQPRRPPLTTDELRERGLNDGFIQYMRRWKGFVSDATAG, from the coding sequence ATGCCTGGCACCGACCTCTTCACCCCGCTCACCTTCCGCAACGGCGTCCGCGCGCGTAATCGCGTGGTGGTCGCCCCGATGACCAACCTGCAGAGCCACGCAGATGGCTCCCTCTCCGACGACGAGCTGCGCTGGCTCGCGTTGCGCGCCGAGGGCGGCTTCGGCGTGGTCGAGACCTGCGCGGCCCACGTCGCGCTCGACGGTCAGGGATGGGAAGGCGAGCTCGGGATCTTCGACGATCGCCTCCTGCCCGGGCTCACGCGCCTCGCGGGCACCCTGCGCAACCGCGGCGCCGTCGGGCTCGTGCAGATCTTCCACGGCGGAGCCCGCGCCCCTGCCAAGCTCATTGGCGGGCGCCCCTTCAGCGCGAGCGAGATCGAGGGCGACCCCGAGCAGCCGCGCGCGGCCACGTCCGCCGATATCGAGCGCGTCATCGCCCAGTTCCGCGACGCCGCCGTCCGCGCCCACCGCGCCGGCTTCGAGGGCGTCGAGCTGCACGGCGCCCACGGCTATCTGCTCTGCCAGTTCCTGAGCGCCCTCAATCGCCGCGACGACGCCTATGGCGGCGCGTCGTTCGAGAATCGCGCGCGCCTGCTCCGCGAGGCGACGCGCGCCGTCCGCGCCGCCGTGCCGGCCTCGTTCGTCGTCGGCGTGCGCATCTCGCCCGAGGATTTCGGCAATGCCAAGGGCCTCGACCTCGACGAGAGCTTGACGCTCGCCTCGTGGCTCGCGGACGACGGGATCGATTTCCTCCACATCTCGCTCTGGGACTCGTCCGCGAATACGAAGAAGCGCCCCGAGGAGCACGCGATCCCGCTCTTCCGCCGCGCCTTGCCCGCGGAGGTCCCGCTCCTCGTCGCGGGCGGCGTGTGGACGCGCGAGCAGGCCGAGAGCCTCGTCGCGCGCGGCGCCGACGCCGTCGCCCTCGGCCGCGCCGCCATCGCGAACCCCGATTGGCCCGCCCACGCCGAGGACCCGGTCTGGCAGCCCCGACGCCCCCCGCTCACGACCGACGAGCTGCGCGAGCGCGGGCTCAACGACGGCTTCATCCAGTACATGCGCCGCTGGAAGGGCTTCGTCTCCGACGCCACCGCGGGCTGA